GGTCCGCTGCTTGATGTACGGCGTTTTCCAGATCTGGCAGGTCATTTCGCACCAAATCCGCCACCTGATGGACCCCATCCTCCACTTCCGGCAGCTTGTTCTGCACAAAGTCGGAGGCTTGATGCAGCTGCTGCTCCAACCCAGGCAAATCCTGACGAACGAAATCGGAGGCTTCATGAAGTTTTTCCCCTACCTTGGGCAAATCCGTCTGCACGAATGCAGCGGCGGCGTTCACTGCACGGGTAAACTGATCCAGTTTATCCTGCAAAGCAGCTGTAGTTTCTTGAACTTTAGCTCGAATTTGCGGCAGGTCCTGCTGAAGCGCTGCAAGCTGTTCCTGACCAAACTGAATGCCCGCTTGGGCGTCATTCAGGAGCTCCTTGATATTCGGCAGCTGTGACTTGGCGATCTGCAGCGTATCAGAAGCGTCTTGAGCCGCTGATTTCACTCTCTCCAGCGCCTGCTTCATCTGCGGGACGATCTCCGTATCATATCGGGACAACACGTCTCCAAGCAGCGCATCCGCTTCCTTAGCTCGAGCGTTAAGCCGTTCAACCAGATCCTGTGTCGGCTTCGTTCCGCTGTTGATTGCCGAAATGATGCTTCCAACCGTCCGTATCTGCTCCTGCATATTGGATTGAAGCGTCCCAAGCCGGGTGATCGAATCCGTGATGATCGGGCTAGATACATAGGCATTCAGTCTTTGGAGCAAGTCTATGGTTCGAGTCAGCACCTCCGCTCCCCCGGTTAGCCGAGCCTGAATGAAGGTTAGAGCGGTTACCGCCTTCTGCGGGTCCAGGTTGGCGTCCATCAACTGCTGTGTAATCTGGCTCACAGATTGAGCCGTTTGCTGCAAGAGGAATAGGTTCATCTTGACAACAGACGGGAGCGTATCCAGCGCCGCTTCATTCTTAATTAGAAAATCCTGCACCGCACCAGCAAACGCACCGCCCTGCTCGACGATCTCCTCGACTTTAGGCAAAGCCTGCTGCGCCGTGCTAACGATCTCCCCGGCTTGCTGTGCCTTCTCTATGCCAGAACTCAATGCAGCATCCACCTTATCGAAGTTCTGGGCAATCTCGGCAGCCCGGTCCGCTGCGCGCTGTATCTCCGGCAGTTTCTTCTGCAAAGTAACAACCTGCTGTGCCGCTTCATTGATTTGAGGCCAGTGAGCTTCAACTTGCAAAATCGCTTTACCCGCTTCCTCCAGCTGGGGAATGTGCTGCTCGAGTTCTACAATCTTCTGAGCCTTCTCATGAATTTCGGGCAGCTTGGCCTCGACCTCCAGTACCTTCTGTCCCATCTGCTCCACTTCCGGCAGGCTTTGTTCCAACGTTAAAATGCCGCTTTCTACCTTCCGAATCGTAGGCAGCTCCTCTTCAATCTGAAGGCCGACTTCAGCAAACTTCTGAAGCGCAGTCTCACTGACGGTTTTCATAAAATTCTCGTTGATTTGAGCTGTCAGAGCCGAGACGCCGGAGCTGGTGATTTTGGGGGCCACGGCATTGATCTTCTCGTTCACGGTGTATTCCACAGCCGGTTTCTGCGGGCTGCCGCTGGCAATGCTCGTCAATTTCCTGGAGAAATCAGGTGGAATGAGAATGCTCGCATAGTAATCTCCCCGCTCCACCCCCCGCTTGGCTTCTTCCTCATCAACGAAGGTCCAGCCGAGCTTCCTGTTCGTTTTCAAACTTTCCATCACATCGTGACCAATGTTCACTGTCTTGTCCTGCACAATAGCGCCTTCATCCTCGCTAGTTACGGCAATCTTAATGCCCTCCGTATGCGCATAAGGATCCCAAACCGAGATGACATTCACCCAATCGTATACCGATGGGAGCACTGCGAGGGCCACCATTAAAAAAATTCCCGTAGGAACTTTGAAAATATGCTTCCAATCCGACGCATATATGCTCCAGATGTTTTTCACGGACATCAACCACCTAGTTTTCATTTGGTTTATTGTACCATGAACCACATGCGCTGATACTTCAACCTTCTATCTGGAAGTTTCAAATTTGATAATTCCGGACATTAGGCGTCTAAATTGGCGCTTGCAGCAGCTGTTTACTTTTAACCCCTCCATTGTTATGATGATGATATTTCATGTGACTAAATATCTATTTTCAGTCATATAAATCACAAAAATGTGGAGATGATCATGCCTAAGTTTACCGAGCAAGAAAAAGAGCATATCTATCAATGTATGCTAACTAAAGGCAAAGAGCTGTTCATTCAATACGGCTTGGCTAAAACAAGTATCGACGACATTGTGCTTGCCTGCGGCATCGCCAAGGGCTCCTTTTACAAGTTCTTCTCCTCTAAGGAAGAGCTTTATTTTGCCGTACTGAAGAATGAGGAAGGAGTCCGGAATCAGCTGCTGTCCGAGCTGCTGCGAGAAGACCTCCCGCCGAAAGAGCGGATGTCCTCATTTTTCCACAAGGCCTATCAATTGGCTGACGAGAATCCGTTTCTTCAAAATGTGTTTCAAAAGGGAGATTACGAGCGGTTGGTCCGCAAGCTACCTGAACATCTGCAGCAGTCTTCCCTCGAGGACATGAATAAAGGCGTGGAAGTGATGAAAAGCTTTATTCGTCAGGGAAGCTTCCGCGACGATGACGCTGAACTCGCCGCAGGTGTCATGCGCGCTGTGCTTATGCTTCGGCTGCACAAGGATCAGCTTGGAGCAGAAAGCTTTTCACCAATTATCGATAAAATCATTGAATATGTATCTGAGGGTATGACAAGGCCCAAAGAACCTCCAAAGGAGCCATAACAACTATGATTTCACATGACCTTACTTTCAAGGCGGAAACGGATCGTTGCCATGGATAAGAAGTGGTTCAACTCAAGGGCTGCGCGTTACCTGCTAACCGCCTTGGTCTCCTTCATCGGGGGCTGCTTGTTTACATGGATTGGCATGCCGATTCCGTGGCTTCTCGGTCCCATGATCGTCGTACTGCTTGCATCAAAATGGGCAAAGCTTCCCTTAGTATGGCCCGGTTCCATCCGAGATGCGGGCATCCTAATCGTAGGATACTCACTTGGATTGTCGCTGACGAAAGATGCCCTTATTGAAATTGTCCATCAGCTGCCTTCCATGCTGCTGATGACGGTATCCTTAATCGCTATCTGCATTGGCTTGGCACTGCTCATCTCTAAGCTGTCCGGTATTGATTTTGCCACGATGATGACAGCCAGTATTCCCGGCGGACTTACGCAGATTATTACACTGGCCGAGGAGTTCAAAGAAATCGATGTCACTGTCGTAACGTTCTTTCAAGTATCTAGACTGATGATGATTGTATTCTTCGTGCCCCTGCTCTTGTACAGTCCTTGGCTTACAGGAGCCCATGCAGGCACTGCAGTTGAAGCCGCCCATACAGCTGCGGCTACGTGGGCCGGATTGTTTCCTAACATCGGTTTGTACGCGATCGTCTGTTTGTTGAGTGCATGGATTGGTAAGCTGATCAAGCTCCCTACCGCTTACATGCTTGGGCCAATGATCGGCACGGCTTTGCTGCATCTTAGCGGCTACCAGGGGCCCCAGCTGCCTGCCAGTCTGCTCAACATCTCCCAGTTTATGATCGGCAGCTATGTAGGACTGCTGCTGCAGCCCGGCAAGTTGGAGCGTAAGCTGCGTACCATTTCCATTGCTATATGCAGCGGCGTGCTGCTCGTTCTTTCATCCCTGGGACTAAGCATGCTGCTGTCGCTCATGCATCCGATTTCGCCTGCGACCAGCCTGCTCAGCATGGCCCCCGGCGGCATGGATCAGATGGGCATCATGGCGCACGAGGTCGGAGCCGATCTGTCTGTCGTATCAGGCTATCAAACCTTCCGCATCCTGTTCATTTACTTCGTTGTATCGTCCGTACTGAAGGCCGCATTTCGAATGGCGCACCGCCGCAAGAACGATTCATCTTCGCCACATACACAACATGAATAGCGTTTGCTATCAGGAGCAGTCTTCCGGGCTGCTCCGCTCTTTTATTCCTGACGAAGCAGTGGGTTTTCCCGTCATAACCCCGCTTCAAGACGGAATTCCGTCCTTTTTGACGTTGAATCCCGTTTTACCGCTTGCTTCGCCATTGCTTATAATGAGTAAGCTGCAGATCCAATAACGAAGGGAACCTTGAATCATGACCAACAGCAACATTTACTTACGACTGCTCGGCGTTTCACTGCTATGGGGCGGCAATTATGTAGCCAGCGCCTATCTGCTGAGAGATTTCTCTCCGATCTTCCTGTCTTACTCCAGACTTGTGCTTACTTCGATCTTTCTACTCTCGATCGGTTTGATCAGCAAAAAAATGAGGCGGCCGACCAAACAGGAATGGTTCATCCTTTTATTTGCAGGACTATTTGGAACGTTATTCAATCAATTCTTTTATTTCATCGGGCTTCAATATTCAACCGCAGGCAATGCTTCACTCATCATTGCCTTATCTCCTGTCGCAACAACTTTCCTAGCGCGTTTGTTTTTGAAAGAAACGATTACCTTGAATAAACTGTCCGGAGCTGGGCTGGCCTTAATCGGAGTCGTGCTCATTGTTGCTTTCGGCGGGAAAGCAATGGGCATTTCCCAAGGCGATATTCTCATCCTGCTCGCCATGTTGGCGCTATCGGTCAGCCTCTTGTTTATCCGTAAGCTGAGTGCTACGATGCCGTCATACGATATTACAATTCTGGCAACGGTGATCGGAACCGTGCTGATGACCCCCGCTGCCTTGTGGGAAGCAAGTCAGGGACATATGCATATCAGCCTGCATCTGACTACGTGGCTGCTGCTCACCTGTGTTGCCGTCTTTGGTCAAGGACTCGCAGGGTTCTGGTGGAATCAGGGCATTTCGGTTGTGGGAGCCTC
This genomic window from Paenibacillus hexagrammi contains:
- a CDS encoding YhgE/Pip domain-containing protein, with the translated sequence MKNIWSIYASDWKHIFKVPTGIFLMVALAVLPSVYDWVNVISVWDPYAHTEGIKIAVTSEDEGAIVQDKTVNIGHDVMESLKTNRKLGWTFVDEEEAKRGVERGDYYASILIPPDFSRKLTSIASGSPQKPAVEYTVNEKINAVAPKITSSGVSALTAQINENFMKTVSETALQKFAEVGLQIEEELPTIRKVESGILTLEQSLPEVEQMGQKVLEVEAKLPEIHEKAQKIVELEQHIPQLEEAGKAILQVEAHWPQINEAAQQVVTLQKKLPEIQRAADRAAEIAQNFDKVDAALSSGIEKAQQAGEIVSTAQQALPKVEEIVEQGGAFAGAVQDFLIKNEAALDTLPSVVKMNLFLLQQTAQSVSQITQQLMDANLDPQKAVTALTFIQARLTGGAEVLTRTIDLLQRLNAYVSSPIITDSITRLGTLQSNMQEQIRTVGSIISAINSGTKPTQDLVERLNARAKEADALLGDVLSRYDTEIVPQMKQALERVKSAAQDASDTLQIAKSQLPNIKELLNDAQAGIQFGQEQLAALQQDLPQIRAKVQETTAALQDKLDQFTRAVNAAAAFVQTDLPKVGEKLHEASDFVRQDLPGLEQQLHQASDFVQNKLPEVEDGVHQVADLVRNDLPDLENAVHQAADRIRQVQGDGSLADLSRLLRGDIAEESDFLARPVQINEHRLYPIPNYGSAMAPFYAVLSLWVGSTLLISLLRIEVENPDNRYKGYHMYFGRLLTFLTLGLIQAVIMTLGDIWVLGTYVVHPVWFVLFAILVGSIFVTITYTLLSVFGNIGKGIAIVFMVFQFSSSGGTFPISTTSHFFQMLNPYMPFTYAISLLREAVGGILVATAVKDVLCLVAFIALSYLLALALKKPLSGLIRRSAENAKRTKIIS
- a CDS encoding AbrB family transcriptional regulator, giving the protein MDKKWFNSRAARYLLTALVSFIGGCLFTWIGMPIPWLLGPMIVVLLASKWAKLPLVWPGSIRDAGILIVGYSLGLSLTKDALIEIVHQLPSMLLMTVSLIAICIGLALLISKLSGIDFATMMTASIPGGLTQIITLAEEFKEIDVTVVTFFQVSRLMMIVFFVPLLLYSPWLTGAHAGTAVEAAHTAAATWAGLFPNIGLYAIVCLLSAWIGKLIKLPTAYMLGPMIGTALLHLSGYQGPQLPASLLNISQFMIGSYVGLLLQPGKLERKLRTISIAICSGVLLVLSSLGLSMLLSLMHPISPATSLLSMAPGGMDQMGIMAHEVGADLSVVSGYQTFRILFIYFVVSSVLKAAFRMAHRRKNDSSSPHTQHE
- a CDS encoding TetR/AcrR family transcriptional regulator, which codes for MPKFTEQEKEHIYQCMLTKGKELFIQYGLAKTSIDDIVLACGIAKGSFYKFFSSKEELYFAVLKNEEGVRNQLLSELLREDLPPKERMSSFFHKAYQLADENPFLQNVFQKGDYERLVRKLPEHLQQSSLEDMNKGVEVMKSFIRQGSFRDDDAELAAGVMRAVLMLRLHKDQLGAESFSPIIDKIIEYVSEGMTRPKEPPKEP
- a CDS encoding DMT family transporter, which gives rise to MTNSNIYLRLLGVSLLWGGNYVASAYLLRDFSPIFLSYSRLVLTSIFLLSIGLISKKMRRPTKQEWFILLFAGLFGTLFNQFFYFIGLQYSTAGNASLIIALSPVATTFLARLFLKETITLNKLSGAGLALIGVVLIVAFGGKAMGISQGDILILLAMLALSVSLLFIRKLSATMPSYDITILATVIGTVLMTPAALWEASQGHMHISLHLTTWLLLTCVAVFGQGLAGFWWNQGISVVGASTSSMFMNIPPFVAIIVAYFVLGDSISAAQIGGGVLILLGVTISNYRKSAPAAVNPSV